One segment of Triticum aestivum cultivar Chinese Spring chromosome 2A, IWGSC CS RefSeq v2.1, whole genome shotgun sequence DNA contains the following:
- the LOC123185368 gene encoding glycine-rich cell wall structural protein — MAPAGGRTTHLLLLALLLSFVLASSADGSYPEHPSPGAGGFFSGIPWFRGGQPSGARGAGGMGAGFGGGWGAGGVGPGGGFARRGVVQPSVVCAEQGPCYQQRLTCPSKCFSSYSYHGKNGGGGGGGGGCSFDCTSCEAHC, encoded by the coding sequence ATGGCGCCAGCCGGAGGACGCACTACCCATCTCCTCCTGCTCGCCCTCCTCCTGTCCTTCGTCCTCGCCTCCTCCGCGGACGGGAGCTACCCGGAGCACCCCAGCCCGGGCGCCGGGGGATTCTTCAGTGGCATACCGTGGTTCCGCGGCGGACAGCCGAGTGGCGCCCGAGGTGCCGGAGGCATGGGCGCCGGGTTCGGTGGCGGGTGGGGCGCCGGCGGCGTTGGGCCAGGGGGCGGGTTCGCGCGGCGCGGGGTGGTGCAGCCGTCGGTGGTCTGCGCCGAGCAGGGTCCCTGCTACCAGCAGCGGCTCACATGCCCGTCCAAGTGCTTCAGCTCGTACAGCTACCATGGGAAAAATggcgggggaggtggtggcggcggtgggtgcAGCTTCGACTGCACCAGCTGCGAGGCCCACTGCTGA